Proteins encoded by one window of Bacillus spongiae:
- a CDS encoding YtoQ family protein → MNITVYLAGEIHSTWREEVKTKSASLSLPLTFVGPMENHERSDSIGEEILGTQPNNLIKDDIASSINNFRTQVLMEKSDIVIALFGEKYKQWNSAMDAATALALGKPLILIRPENLHHPLKELSRKANVTVETVDQALQVVSYVFDKK, encoded by the coding sequence TTGAATATAACTGTATATTTAGCTGGAGAAATCCATAGTACATGGAGAGAAGAAGTAAAGACTAAATCCGCTTCATTATCTCTTCCCCTCACTTTTGTAGGACCAATGGAAAATCACGAACGCTCCGATTCAATCGGAGAGGAAATACTAGGGACACAACCAAACAATTTAATCAAAGATGATATTGCTTCTAGTATTAACAACTTTCGTACTCAAGTATTAATGGAAAAATCAGATATCGTAATTGCCTTGTTTGGTGAAAAATACAAGCAATGGAATAGTGCTATGGATGCTGCGACGGCCTTAGCTTTAGGAAAACCTCTTATCCTTATACGACCTGAAAACTTGCACCATCCATTAAAGGAGCTGTCTCGGAAAGCTAATGTCACTGTTGAAACAGTCGACCAAGCCTTACAAGTCGTTTCTTATGTCTTTGACAAGAAGTAA
- a CDS encoding aminopeptidase, with protein MKDPRISLLAKNLIQYSIQLQPGEKVLIENFGLQKELVIALVKEAYLAGGHPFVSLKDSSIDRALLFGATNEQYDMMASFESNVMENMDAYIGLRSGDNINEQADVPASKMKIHGETIMKKVHRDIRVPKTKWVVLRYPNASMAQLANMSTEAFEDFYFDVCNLDYAKMDKAMDGLVQLMNRTDKVRITGPGTELSFSIKDIPAVKCAGHLNIPDGEVYTAPVKNTVNGTITYNTPSPYHGFTFENVKLTFKDGKIVEALANDTERINSIFDTDEGARYVGEFAIGVNPYILHPMQDILFDEKIDGSFHFTPGQCYDEAFNDNHSNIHWDLVNIQRPDYGGGEIYFDDVLIRKDGRFVIPELEALNPENLK; from the coding sequence GATTACAAAAGGAACTAGTTATCGCTTTAGTAAAAGAAGCATACTTAGCTGGAGGACATCCTTTCGTCTCATTAAAAGATTCCTCAATTGACAGAGCCTTGTTATTTGGAGCCACAAATGAACAATATGATATGATGGCGAGCTTTGAGTCAAATGTCATGGAGAACATGGATGCCTATATTGGATTACGCTCCGGTGATAATATTAATGAGCAAGCAGATGTACCGGCAAGTAAAATGAAAATTCATGGTGAAACCATTATGAAAAAAGTACATCGGGATATTCGCGTACCTAAAACAAAATGGGTAGTGCTTCGCTATCCAAATGCATCGATGGCACAGCTTGCAAACATGAGTACGGAAGCATTTGAAGATTTTTATTTCGATGTGTGTAATTTAGATTACGCTAAAATGGATAAGGCAATGGATGGATTAGTTCAATTAATGAATCGTACGGATAAGGTAAGAATTACAGGACCTGGAACAGAATTATCTTTCTCAATAAAAGATATTCCTGCTGTAAAATGTGCAGGTCATCTTAATATCCCCGATGGAGAGGTTTATACGGCACCTGTTAAAAATACTGTCAATGGAACCATTACTTATAACACACCATCGCCATATCATGGATTTACATTTGAAAATGTAAAATTAACGTTTAAAGACGGGAAAATTGTTGAAGCCTTAGCAAACGATACGGAGAGAATTAACTCAATTTTTGACACAGACGAAGGAGCTCGTTATGTAGGGGAATTCGCAATAGGAGTAAATCCATATATACTTCATCCAATGCAGGATATTTTATTTGACGAGAAGATAGATGGTAGCTTCCACTTTACTCCAGGACAGTGCTACGATGAGGCATTCAATGACAATCACTCAAACATTCACTGGGATTTAGTCAATATCCAGCGTCCTGATTACGGTGGTGGAGAAATCTATTTTGATGATGTGTTAATTAGAAAAGATGGAAGATTTGTGATTCCTGAATTAGAAGCTTTAAACCCTGAAAACTTAAAATAA
- a CDS encoding thioredoxin family protein, whose translation MRHLKTIEEFKTLKESGKHVFMFSADWCPDCRVIDPILPEIEGEFEQYTFIYVDRDKFIDLCVEMDIFGIPSFVAFHDGKELGRFVSKNRKTKEQIVDFLIGL comes from the coding sequence ATGAGACACTTAAAAACAATAGAAGAGTTTAAGACCTTGAAGGAGTCTGGAAAACATGTGTTTATGTTCTCTGCTGATTGGTGCCCGGATTGTCGAGTAATCGATCCTATACTTCCAGAAATTGAAGGGGAATTTGAACAATATACATTTATTTATGTAGATCGTGACAAATTTATCGACTTGTGTGTTGAAATGGATATCTTTGGGATACCAAGTTTTGTTGCGTTTCATGACGGAAAAGAACTTGGGCGCTTCGTGAGCAAAAATCGAAAAACAAAAGAGCAAATTGTAGACTTTTTAATTGGCTTATAA
- a CDS encoding PTS sugar transporter subunit IIC: MKSYLQKKGINLSFQTYFIDALSYMALGLFGSLIIGLIMKTIGEQIQGILPFSQFFIEMGELAMSLLGPAIGAAIAYGLGAPPLVMFAAVVTGAAGAALGGPAGAYVAAVLSTEVGKLFSKTTKIDIIITPFVTILVGYSVAALIGPWIAEFMTLFGSWIEWATEQRPITMGIFVAALMGLALTAPISSVAIALMLDLNGIAAGAATIGCAAQMVGFAVISYRENKMGGLLAQGIGTSMLQVSNIVRNPLILIPPTVAGMVLAPIGTTIWKMDNIAAGAGMGTSGFVGQIMTLKTMGFTTDVLIQVLLLHFIGPALISLLISEYMRKAGWIKFGQMKIETGGK, translated from the coding sequence ATGAAAAGTTACTTACAAAAAAAGGGTATTAATCTTTCTTTTCAAACCTATTTTATCGATGCATTAAGCTATATGGCACTAGGCCTGTTTGGTTCTTTAATTATTGGATTAATTATGAAGACGATTGGTGAACAAATACAAGGGATACTTCCTTTTAGCCAATTCTTTATTGAAATGGGAGAACTAGCCATGAGTCTTTTAGGCCCTGCAATTGGTGCAGCTATTGCTTATGGACTAGGAGCACCGCCACTAGTTATGTTTGCTGCTGTGGTGACAGGTGCTGCAGGAGCAGCTCTTGGAGGGCCAGCTGGAGCATATGTAGCAGCAGTCCTGTCAACAGAAGTTGGTAAACTGTTTAGCAAAACAACCAAAATAGATATTATTATTACTCCTTTTGTCACAATATTAGTAGGGTATTCAGTAGCAGCGTTAATTGGTCCATGGATTGCAGAATTTATGACGTTATTTGGAAGTTGGATTGAATGGGCGACAGAGCAACGTCCAATTACGATGGGTATTTTTGTAGCTGCTTTGATGGGACTTGCTTTAACGGCTCCCATCTCAAGTGTGGCCATTGCCTTAATGTTAGATTTGAATGGTATCGCTGCAGGGGCTGCAACGATTGGTTGTGCTGCCCAGATGGTCGGCTTTGCGGTAATTTCATATCGAGAAAATAAAATGGGTGGTTTACTTGCACAAGGAATAGGTACTTCTATGTTACAAGTATCTAACATTGTTCGAAATCCCCTCATACTAATTCCTCCTACAGTAGCCGGTATGGTTTTAGCACCAATTGGAACAACCATTTGGAAAATGGATAACATTGCTGCAGGAGCGGGAATGGGGACAAGTGGCTTTGTCGGTCAAATAATGACGTTAAAAACAATGGGGTTTACGACCGACGTACTAATACAAGTTCTATTGTTGCACTTTATTGGACCAGCATTAATATCCCTGTTAATATCAGAGTATATGAGAAAAGCTGGCTGGATTAAATTTGGTCAGATGAAAATTGAAACAGGAGGAAAATAA
- a CDS encoding nicotinate phosphoribosyltransferase yields MKEIELKLKGEIKRLTNQTFKFDERVKEGWFSAVYFLKTREIAKKFKPDRMVTMQFFQKEHAVLCGTDEVIALLHTFSDNPGNLEIHSLKDGDKISPFETVLTIKGYYQDFGYLEGMIDGILARRTSVATNVYNVTKAAGISGRQKPVIFMGDRDDHYTQQAGDGYAAFMGGSTAQATHAMNEWWGKKGMGTMPHALIQLFDGDIVSATEAYQATFPEDDLIALVDYNNDVITDSLKVARVFGNKLKGVRVDTSRTLIDKYFLRNQHVLGTFDPRGVNAELIFALRKALDAEGYQHVQIVVSGGFNEKRITDFEKNEVPVDVYGVGGSLLKIGIGFTGDNVLINGKDEAKAGRKYRPNPRLEKVEI; encoded by the coding sequence ATGAAAGAGATTGAATTAAAACTAAAAGGTGAAATCAAAAGATTGACTAATCAAACATTCAAATTTGATGAGCGAGTGAAAGAAGGCTGGTTTTCTGCTGTTTACTTCTTAAAGACAAGAGAGATAGCGAAAAAATTTAAACCTGACCGAATGGTAACAATGCAATTCTTTCAAAAAGAGCATGCGGTACTGTGCGGGACAGATGAAGTAATAGCACTGCTGCATACTTTCTCTGACAACCCAGGTAATTTAGAAATTCATTCGTTAAAAGATGGTGATAAAATCTCTCCATTTGAAACTGTCTTGACCATTAAAGGTTATTACCAGGATTTTGGTTACTTAGAAGGAATGATTGATGGTATTTTAGCAAGACGTACATCTGTTGCGACGAACGTGTATAATGTGACAAAGGCTGCTGGGATCTCAGGAAGGCAAAAGCCAGTCATTTTCATGGGTGATCGTGATGATCACTATACACAACAAGCGGGAGACGGCTATGCGGCATTTATGGGTGGATCAACCGCACAAGCCACTCATGCAATGAATGAATGGTGGGGGAAGAAAGGGATGGGAACAATGCCTCATGCCCTAATTCAACTATTTGATGGTGATATTGTGTCAGCGACAGAGGCGTATCAAGCAACATTTCCTGAGGATGACTTAATTGCCCTCGTAGACTATAATAATGACGTGATTACCGATTCTTTGAAAGTAGCGAGAGTTTTTGGTAACAAACTAAAAGGCGTAAGGGTTGATACATCACGAACATTAATAGATAAATATTTCTTAAGAAATCAACACGTATTAGGGACGTTTGACCCGCGTGGAGTCAATGCAGAGCTTATTTTTGCCTTACGAAAAGCATTGGATGCAGAGGGGTATCAACATGTTCAGATTGTTGTTTCTGGTGGTTTTAATGAAAAGAGAATTACCGATTTTGAGAAAAATGAAGTACCTGTTGATGTATATGGAGTAGGTGGCAGTTTGTTGAAAATTGGAATAGGTTTTACAGGAGATAATGTATTAATCAATGGAAAAGACGAAGCCAAAGCAGGAAGAAAGTATCGACCAAATCCCCGATTAGAAAAAGTAGAAATATAA
- the murC gene encoding UDP-N-acetylmuramate--L-alanine ligase, whose amino-acid sequence MTVYHFIGIKGSGMSALAQILHDMNYQVQGSDYDKYFFTQKSLEESGIKILPFNEDNIHEGMTVIAGNAFPDTHEEVVRAKELNLPVLRYHKFLGEFMNRFTSIAVTGAHGKTSTTGLLAHVMEGIKPTSYLIGDGTGKGVEDAQYFGFEACEYRRHFLSYFPDYAIMLNIDFDHPDYFANIDDVYSAFQEMAMQVNKGIIACGDDEHLQKIQAKVPVIFYGFGEVNDFQARNITINESGTTFDVFVRNNAYATFTIPTYGNHNILNALSVIALCHYEDIDKEAVQERLLSFKGVKRRFTEKQLGNQIIIDDYAHHPTEIHATIESAKQKYPNREVVIVFQPHTFTRTQTFLADFADSLSQADKVYLCEIFGSARENHGKLSIEDLKGKINDAEIIEEEDTTALLQHEDGVIIFMGAGDVQKFQQAYENMYNGKMKTS is encoded by the coding sequence ATGACTGTATACCATTTCATAGGTATTAAAGGTTCTGGTATGAGTGCATTGGCCCAGATTTTGCATGACATGAATTATCAAGTTCAAGGTTCAGATTATGATAAATATTTTTTCACACAAAAATCTTTAGAAGAGTCTGGTATTAAAATACTACCTTTTAATGAAGATAACATTCATGAAGGAATGACGGTTATTGCTGGAAATGCATTTCCAGATACTCATGAAGAAGTTGTGCGGGCAAAGGAGCTCAACCTACCTGTATTAAGGTATCATAAGTTTTTAGGAGAATTTATGAATCGCTTTACGAGTATAGCTGTTACTGGTGCTCATGGAAAGACATCTACAACAGGACTATTGGCTCATGTGATGGAAGGGATTAAGCCTACATCTTATTTAATTGGAGATGGGACAGGAAAAGGTGTGGAAGATGCTCAATATTTTGGCTTTGAAGCATGTGAATATCGCCGCCATTTCTTATCGTATTTCCCTGACTATGCCATTATGTTGAATATTGACTTTGATCACCCTGATTATTTTGCTAATATTGATGATGTTTATTCAGCATTTCAAGAAATGGCTATGCAAGTTAATAAAGGGATTATTGCATGTGGAGACGATGAACACCTTCAAAAAATACAAGCAAAAGTTCCTGTGATTTTTTATGGTTTTGGAGAGGTAAATGATTTTCAAGCAAGGAATATTACCATCAATGAGAGTGGAACAACCTTTGATGTATTTGTTCGGAATAATGCTTATGCTACTTTTACTATTCCCACATATGGTAACCATAATATCCTTAATGCATTAAGTGTAATAGCACTTTGTCATTATGAAGATATCGATAAAGAAGCTGTTCAGGAACGATTATTGAGCTTCAAGGGAGTAAAACGACGTTTTACAGAGAAGCAGCTAGGGAACCAAATTATCATTGATGATTATGCCCATCACCCAACTGAAATTCATGCGACGATTGAATCGGCGAAGCAAAAATACCCAAATCGTGAAGTAGTCATTGTTTTTCAACCACATACCTTCACAAGAACACAAACATTTTTAGCAGATTTTGCGGATAGCTTAAGTCAAGCAGATAAAGTGTATCTTTGTGAAATTTTTGGCTCTGCTAGGGAGAATCATGGGAAATTATCGATAGAAGATTTAAAAGGGAAGATTAATGATGCTGAGATTATAGAGGAAGAGGATACGACGGCACTTCTTCAGCATGAAGATGGAGTGATTATCTTTATGGGAGCAGGAGATGTTCAAAAATTTCAGCAAGCATATGAAAATATGTATAACGGGAAGATGAAAACAAGCTAA
- a CDS encoding DNA translocase FtsK has protein sequence MNWIKRMFQLSKAEEKMTSDFKYGQVDANQDQVSSVKNEIETKMSYQYPKGEFRFPLIPDQKKVRSKPNNDQIQSDVQDQHQEKQKKDSTYEEEKREVTHTYKRPFTPTHIPSPIYGFKERPTKQKEIYYELDSSESAQTESLPETGVPLPLERQAEDRVQETQPTIGLDYSSESAQTESLPETGVPLRLERQAEDRVQETQPTIGLDYSSEPAQTESLPETEVPLPLERQAEDRVQETQPTIGLDYSSEPAQTESLPETEVSLPLERQAEDRVQEAQPAIGLDYSSEPAQTESLSETGVPLPLERQAEDRVQETQPTIGLNAEVDQSSIEKEEAYSEDGSEVRETADALELIPETNNLDTQVEGLRQDSTVSSMEKSADSVNHGIEEPQHNQVSSKPLHSQQRKEEKVESVQKKKMNRHVPFNVFMLNQDRERLAAKKKADAVSKQIESKKATTSHNQIDETPRTDSYQYPSLAVLSPSIRREEDQQWLLLQSERLNTTLTNFNVKAAVVNVTQGPSVTRFEVQPEPGVKVNKITNLSDDIKLSLAAKDIRLEAPIPGKHTIGIEIPNEKSRPVFIREIIESDEFKQHTSPLVTVLGLDISGKPIVTDLKKMPHGLIAGATGSGKSVCINSIIVSLLYKARPDEVKLLLIDPKMVELAPYNQIPHLVSPVITDVKAATASLKWAVEEMERRYELFAHTGVRDISRYNDLAIKNGKKEMKLPFIVIIIDELADLMMMSPGEVEESICRIAQKARACGIHLIIATQRPSVDVITGLIKANVPTRVAFSVSSQVDSRTIIDISGAERLLGKGDMLFLENGSSKSIRLQGTFVSDEEIEEVVKHVRSQQQPHYLFQQEELLAKANIQDEEDELYYDACEFVINQGGASASLLQRRFRIGYNRAARLVEVMEEQGIISEARGSKPREVLVSIEELEHIQ, from the coding sequence TTGAATTGGATCAAAAGAATGTTTCAACTCTCAAAAGCAGAAGAGAAAATGACATCTGATTTCAAATATGGACAGGTTGATGCAAATCAAGATCAAGTATCTTCTGTTAAAAATGAAATCGAGACAAAAATGAGTTACCAATATCCAAAAGGAGAGTTTCGATTTCCACTAATCCCTGATCAAAAAAAAGTACGTTCTAAACCTAATAATGACCAAATACAATCTGACGTGCAAGATCAACATCAGGAGAAACAGAAAAAAGATAGTACATATGAAGAAGAAAAACGTGAAGTAACTCATACGTATAAACGCCCGTTTACTCCTACTCATATTCCAAGTCCAATATATGGATTTAAAGAAAGACCAACAAAACAAAAAGAAATATATTATGAGCTAGATTCTTCAGAATCTGCTCAAACGGAATCGCTACCAGAAACGGGAGTACCGTTACCATTAGAGCGACAAGCTGAAGATAGAGTACAAGAGACACAGCCTACTATTGGTTTAGATTATTCTTCAGAATCTGCTCAAACGGAATCGCTACCAGAAACGGGAGTACCGTTACGATTAGAGCGACAAGCTGAAGATAGAGTACAAGAGACACAGCCTACTATTGGTTTAGATTATTCTTCAGAACCTGCTCAAACGGAATCGCTACCAGAAACGGAAGTACCGTTACCATTAGAGCGCCAAGCTGAAGATAGAGTACAAGAGACACAGCCTACTATTGGTTTAGATTATTCTTCAGAACCTGCTCAAACGGAATCGCTACCAGAAACGGAAGTATCTTTACCATTAGAGCGCCAAGCTGAAGATAGAGTACAAGAGGCACAGCCTGCTATTGGTTTAGATTATTCTTCAGAACCTGCTCAAACGGAATCGCTATCAGAAACGGGAGTACCGTTACCATTAGAGCGCCAAGCTGAAGATAGGGTACAAGAGACACAGCCTACTATTGGTTTAAATGCCGAGGTAGACCAGTCATCAATAGAGAAAGAGGAAGCCTATAGTGAGGATGGATCAGAGGTAAGGGAGACTGCTGATGCTTTGGAACTTATTCCTGAAACGAATAACTTGGACACACAGGTGGAAGGGCTGAGACAAGATTCCACTGTGTCCTCTATGGAAAAGTCAGCAGATTCAGTTAATCATGGTATAGAGGAACCGCAACATAATCAAGTATCGTCAAAGCCGTTACATTCTCAACAGAGAAAAGAAGAAAAAGTGGAAAGCGTGCAAAAGAAAAAAATGAATCGCCACGTGCCATTTAATGTGTTTATGTTAAACCAAGATCGGGAGCGACTTGCTGCCAAAAAAAAAGCTGATGCAGTAAGTAAACAAATAGAATCAAAAAAGGCTACAACAAGCCATAATCAAATAGATGAAACGCCAAGGACAGATAGTTATCAGTACCCTTCACTAGCAGTTCTTAGCCCATCGATACGCCGAGAAGAGGATCAACAATGGTTACTCTTACAAAGTGAACGGTTAAATACAACATTAACCAACTTCAATGTAAAAGCAGCAGTGGTTAATGTGACACAAGGACCATCAGTAACCCGGTTTGAAGTACAGCCTGAGCCGGGTGTTAAAGTGAATAAAATTACTAACTTAAGTGATGATATTAAATTAAGCTTAGCAGCTAAAGACATTCGGTTAGAAGCACCGATTCCAGGGAAACATACTATTGGGATAGAAATACCAAATGAAAAAAGCCGCCCTGTGTTTATCCGTGAAATTATTGAAAGTGATGAGTTTAAACAGCATACTTCCCCCCTAGTCACAGTATTAGGACTTGATATTTCTGGGAAACCTATTGTAACTGATTTAAAGAAAATGCCACATGGGCTAATTGCAGGTGCAACCGGTTCAGGAAAAAGCGTATGCATCAATTCAATCATTGTGAGCCTTTTATATAAAGCAAGACCAGATGAAGTAAAGCTATTATTAATTGATCCTAAAATGGTTGAACTTGCACCATATAACCAGATTCCTCACCTTGTAAGTCCAGTTATTACGGATGTGAAGGCTGCAACAGCTTCTTTAAAGTGGGCTGTGGAGGAAATGGAAAGGAGATATGAATTATTCGCACACACGGGTGTTCGTGATATTTCCCGATATAATGATTTAGCAATTAAAAATGGGAAGAAAGAAATGAAACTACCTTTTATTGTCATTATTATTGATGAGCTAGCTGATTTAATGATGATGTCCCCAGGTGAAGTGGAAGAATCAATTTGTCGCATAGCACAAAAAGCTAGAGCTTGTGGAATCCATTTGATTATTGCAACTCAACGTCCATCCGTCGATGTCATTACGGGATTAATTAAAGCTAATGTTCCTACACGAGTAGCTTTTTCCGTTTCCTCTCAAGTAGACTCTAGGACGATTATTGACATAAGTGGTGCGGAACGTTTATTAGGAAAAGGAGATATGCTCTTTTTAGAAAACGGCTCATCAAAATCAATTCGTCTTCAAGGAACGTTTGTGTCAGATGAAGAAATTGAGGAAGTCGTGAAACATGTACGTTCTCAACAACAACCTCATTATTTATTTCAACAAGAGGAATTGTTAGCGAAAGCAAATATTCAAGACGAAGAAGATGAATTATATTACGATGCCTGTGAATTTGTCATAAATCAAGGTGGTGCTTCTGCTTCTCTTCTTCAAAGACGTTTTCGTATAGGGTATAATCGTGCAGCGCGACTCGTTGAAGTAATGGAGGAACAAGGAATCATTTCAGAGGCTAGAGGTAGCAAGCCTAGGGAAGTATTGGTTTCTATTGAAGAGTTAGAACATATTCAGTAA
- a CDS encoding DUF1444 domain-containing protein, which produces MDTNKMKNLLQERLNKENRKITFDREKDTLRIENEQTGKGISISLPGVVGRYNEKKDVAIDEIAYYVEEALKVMGKDVTLNKKERSIYPVIRSTSFPKESSEGSTLISDDHTAETRIYYALDLGSSYRLIDEKWLEKEKWSKDKVREVAHFNLRSLPTALKKDEVAGNIFYFLNKKDGYDASRILNEHFLRKMKKEVVGEMTVSVPHQDVLIIGDIRNETGYDILAQMTMSFFTTGPVPITALSFVYDDSELEPIFILAKNKKEKE; this is translated from the coding sequence ATGGATACAAATAAAATGAAAAATCTATTACAGGAAAGGCTCAATAAGGAAAATCGAAAAATTACGTTTGATCGAGAGAAAGATACATTACGCATTGAAAATGAACAAACTGGGAAAGGAATTTCGATTTCTTTACCAGGAGTTGTTGGACGATATAATGAAAAGAAAGACGTTGCGATTGACGAAATTGCCTATTATGTAGAGGAAGCACTTAAGGTAATGGGGAAAGATGTTACATTGAATAAAAAAGAACGTAGTATTTACCCTGTTATTCGGTCTACATCGTTTCCTAAAGAATCCTCTGAGGGGTCAACCTTAATAAGTGATGATCATACTGCAGAAACGCGTATTTATTATGCTCTAGATTTAGGGTCTTCTTATCGACTTATTGATGAGAAATGGTTAGAAAAAGAAAAATGGAGTAAGGACAAAGTACGTGAAGTAGCCCATTTTAACCTTCGTTCGCTACCCACTGCATTAAAAAAAGACGAGGTGGCTGGAAATATTTTTTATTTTTTGAATAAAAAAGACGGGTATGATGCTAGCCGTATTTTAAATGAGCATTTCTTGAGAAAAATGAAGAAGGAAGTGGTTGGAGAAATGACCGTTTCTGTCCCTCATCAAGATGTTCTAATTATAGGTGATATACGGAATGAAACGGGATATGATATCTTGGCGCAAATGACAATGAGCTTTTTTACAACGGGGCCTGTCCCAATTACCGCACTTTCATTTGTTTATGATGATAGTGAATTAGAGCCGATATTTATACTTGCAAAAAATAAAAAAGAGAAGGAATAG